The following are encoded together in the Zingiber officinale cultivar Zhangliang chromosome 8A, Zo_v1.1, whole genome shotgun sequence genome:
- the LOC122009927 gene encoding serine/threonine-protein kinase PBL34-like: MGLVPKEVQLEAWATGGRSKKGHEEDNKKGEEIGCWIKFRSIGSCISARAKVDASLSSISTQCESKSTVDGSSKDRPAAIVSGSTTASSSCSNSSASKVGEDLKVATQLRKFTFNDLKSATRNFRPESLLGEGGFGCVFKGWIEENGTAPVKPGTGLTVAVKTLNHDGLQGHKEWMAEVNFLGDLQHPNLVKLIGYCIEDDQRLLVYEFMPRGSLENHLFRRSLPLPWSIRMKIALGAAKGLSFLHEEAERPVIYRDFKTSNILLDVDYNAKLSDFGLAKDGPEGDKTHVSTRVMGTYGYAAPEYVMTGHLTSKSDVYSFGVVLLEMMTGRRSMDKNRPNGEHNLVEWARPYLGERRRFYRLIDPRLEGNFSIKGAQKVAQLAHSCLSRDPKMRPLMGEVVDSLRPLLNLKDIASSSYFFQTMHAERSIHNSNARNGSRSQGAYGRNGQPMRSLSRGVYASPHHQSVKPNGH, encoded by the exons ATGGGGTTGGTCCCTAAGGAAGTTCAGTTGGAGGCGTGGGCAACTGGTGGGAGATCGAAGAAGGGTCATGAGGAGGATAATAAGAAAGGAGAAGAGATTGGCTGTTGGATTAAGTTTCGGTCCATCGGGAGTTGTATCTCGGCGAGAGCCAAGGTTGATGCGTCCCTCAGCAGCATCAGCACCCAATGCG AATCTAAATCAACAGTTGATGGCAGTAGCAAGGATAGGCCAGCTGCAATAGTTTCTGGTTCAACTACTGCAAGTAGTTCTTGTAGCAATTCATCTGCTTCTAAAGTTGGTGAAGATCTAAAAGTTGCTACCCAGTTGCGCAAATTTACCTTTAATGACTTGAAGTCTGCCACAAGAAACTTCAGACCAGAGAGTCTTCTGGGAGAGGGAGGATTTGGTTGCGTCTTCAAAGGATGGATTGAAGAAAATGGTACAGCCCCTGTTAAACCTGGCACAGGACTTACTGTAGCTGTCAAGACACTTAACCATGATGGACTTCAAGGGCATAAAGAGTGGATG GCTGAAGTTAATTTTCTTGGTGATCTTCAACATCCAAATTTGGTAAAGTTGATTGGGTATTGTATTGAAGATGATCAGAGATTGCTAGTGTATGAGTTTATGCCACGTGGAAGTTTAGAAAATCATCTTTTCAGAA GATCCCTTCCTTTGCCATGGTCAATTCGAATGAAAATTGCACTTGGCGCGGCAAAAGGTCTTTCTTTTCTTCATGAGGAAGCTGAAAGACCAGTAATATACCGTGATTTTAAGACTTCAAACATTCTGCTAGATGTG GATTATAATGCTAAACTTTCAGATTTTGGACTCGCCAAAGACGGTCCTGAGGGTGACAAGACTCATGTGTCAACAAGAGTGATGGGAACATACGGGTATGCTGCTCCAGAGTATGTAATGACAG GTCATTTGACATCCAAAAGTGATGTATATAGTTTCGGTGTAGTGCTACTAGAAATGATGACTGGTCGGAGATCAATGGACAAAAATCGACCAAATGGGGAGCACAACCTGGTGGAATGGGCACGCCCATATCTGGGAGAAAGACGGCGCTTCTACAGACTCATTGATCCTCGTTTGGAAGGCAATTTCTCAATTAAAGGTGCACAGAAAGTCGCTCAACTTGCACATTCCTGCCTCAGTCGAGATCCTAAGATGCGACCGCTCATGGGCGAAGTGGTCGATTCTCTCAGACCATTGCTCAACCTCAAAGATATCGCCAGCTCCTCGTACTTTTTCCAGACAATGCATGCAGAACGATCTATTCACAACTCGAACGCTAGAAATGGTTCTAGGTCACAAGGTGCGTACGGAAGGAACGGACAACCGATGAGGAGTCTTTCACGCGGCGTTTATGCTTCTCCACATCATCAGTCCGTGAAGCCAAACGGCCACTGA
- the LOC122011113 gene encoding pentatricopeptide repeat-containing protein At5g56310-like codes for MPTVAARPPLPLTTIPTHRSQPDAVTLIHLRRLHAHALRADVHHSPFWNDLARSYVSHGAPRLALRIALRMPSPDAFTFPLALKLCSVLSAFPSALSLHALLVKLGPDATTVHSLNALLTFYSNFGRLDLARQLFDRITRRTIASWSAMIAGYDRNAHPLEALFTFQEMLDAGASPDEAALVSTLAACTHGGCLEFGKAIHAYAVVYGLGLESVGFATALVDFYSKCGELELATEVFERTTQRNVLTWSAMIGGLAMHGLGEEAVEVFEEMVEDGVRPTAVTMTNVLSACSHAGMVDKGLTLFKRMRETHGIEASAEHCGCMVDLLGRAGLFDEALEFIAGMPLMATAAIWRSLLGAACTRGDLEAGRLAGERLAAMEEEMVAGDYVMLANIYARFGMWEEVGRVRTAMNDMGVRKVAGFSSVDVDGELHRFVMGDKSHPEAHRLHEMLNLLNFELMDQ; via the coding sequence ATGCCTACGGTGGCGGCGCGCCCGCCCCTCCCCCTCACCACGATTCCGACCCACCGATCCCAACCCGATGCCGTCACCCTCATCCACCTCCGCCGCCTCCACGCCCACGCCCTCCGCGCCGACGTCCACCACTCTCCCTTTTGGAACGACTTGGCCCGATCCTACGTCTCCCACGGCGCCCCCAGGCTCGCCCTTCGTATCGCCCTCCGCATGCCCTCCCCAGACGCGTTCACCTTCCCCCTCGCCCTCAAGCTCTGCTCCGTCCTCTCGGCCTTCCCCTCCGCTCTCTCCCTCCACGCACTCCTCGTCAAGCTCGGCCCCGACGCCACAACCGTGCACTCTCTCAACGCCCTCCTCACCTTCTACTCCAATTTTGGCCGCCTCGACCTCGCCCGCCAGCTGTTCGACCGAATTACCCGCCGAACCATCGCTTCGTGGTCGGCCATGATCGCCGGCTACGATCGCAACGCCCATCCCCTCGAGGCGCTTTTCACGTTCCAAGAGATGTTGGACGCCGGCGCCAGCCCCGACGAGGCGGCCCTCGTCAGCACACTCGCCGCTTGCACCCACGGCGGGTGCCTGGAGTTCGGAAAAGCGATCCACGCCTACGCAGTCGTATACGGCCTCGGGCTCGAGTCCGTCGGCTTCGCCACTGCGCTGGTGGACTTCTACTCCAAATGCGGCGAGCTAGAGCTCGCGACGGAAGTTTTCGAAAGAACGACGCAGAGAAACGTGCTGACCTGGAGCGCCATGATCGGCGGTCTAGCGATGCACGGCCTCGGGGAGGAGGCCGTGGAGGTGTTCGAGGAGATGGTGGAAGACGGTGTTAGGCCCACGGCGGTGACGATGACCAACGTGCTCAGCGCCTGCAGCCACGCCGGGATGGTGGACAAAGGCCTCACTTTGTTCAAACGGATGAGGGAAACGCACGGGATCGAGGCTAGCGCAGAGCACTGCGGTTGCATGGTGGACCTCCTGGGCCGGGCGGGGCTCTTCGATGAGGCCCTGGAGTTCATCGCTGGGATGCCTCTGATGGCGACGGCCGCGATCTGGAGGAGCCTCTTGGGGGCGGCGTGCACGCGCGGAGATCTGGAGGCGGGGAGGTTGGCCGGCGAACGATTGGCAGCCATGGAGGAGGAGATGGTGGCCGGGGACTACGTGATGTTGGCCAATATCTATGCGAGGTTTGGGATGTGGGAGGAGGTGGGGAGAGTGAGGACGGCAATGAACGATATGGGAGTCAGGAAGGTAGCCGGATTCAGCTCGGTGGACGTCGACGGAGAGCTTCATCGGTTTGTGATGGGAGACAAGTCACACCCAGAAGCTCACCGGCTACACGAAATGTTAAACCTTCTCAATTTTGAGCTCATGGATCAGTGA